One stretch of Scatophagus argus isolate fScaArg1 chromosome 18, fScaArg1.pri, whole genome shotgun sequence DNA includes these proteins:
- the wdr97 gene encoding WD repeat-containing protein 97 isoform X6 gives MGLTNTKISGCLVGWGPGPVFALLDSELRPLDAAHDALDIRVCQAAEHSTELVTAGVGNVCVWSVRLMTCKVKIQEGLQHSTFTQMALVPPRSDRPHRAFVVSGQLVTVVDVDAGKVLEHGRDLYSRDITAMLYCSHLDRLITASEHSIRIWGPDLELHVVFLGHSGVVNSLFYSPALSMLLSASVDCTIHCWNVEEGDVIECVHTEQNSPPLCIGGNRKGETFFSFSHQGVDFWSIRTLYTLHCKLKGDEGAPLRQILVSSFPAPFPTRVLCVCGDSDIMLVAGETGAVLASFKAKQRILCADYCLQKEILLALTETGTVLQANALTNPITLMQEWEGRGQGPWLQRDSVTESDGQKLPIPGPACCLVLYSYVAETQGALEEWMSLQERRGCSHRRNRAALDDAKNKFLIILGQSGGCVSVLKMDNGKVLYRAPAHYGQRVTTLQVYPENGYLLSTGEDMTVVVWRVNPYVQECLSQHLRLHYGQPHIFLAVLGPQLALTFHEPNSDTYNLMRFSLLNQSHIECPSKEGHLDHFTGLCVCPDLEVFVSSSLDGTLCIWNEKNHIIETLQLNAVPECLAYGGFGGKLFLGIKGDLYRMNCSEFLPHFYQQMLLYTYCAERVPDLPIVENEDQHSKRKNASPDKEEEDGLPAISSNLLLTEDTWRQKEFESLVTNDLTVLLQDSVKCRKGKPPSTKETKKEAFDRYMKIIYRLPPNIKIDLEDIFDPDKLSFYPAPYDDKPRNHPASKEDVCPEFNLDIPVAVDEKKVKILQKKKTPATNCKPKTLMKVKPWPVAIPKKPIIVERDQETSEIISPIKEPKPKTPIPPPRSPEILSPIKEPKPKTPIPPPCSPRTTAPLIQREPTPEEPAFLKQFTDAGWFKDLYPNKKCIPSSLSPEDFSLQLLDCLNTCSVPSKREILSALQALHSQGLLQNTDKLYQSLSEMMPKLVRPHMSHVERTVLIEMLNLLMHLKSAGRDLVTNLLTLLAFKKLGFRETVLHMLTALGVNEAERWLWPELESWDSELQDPFDIWKSLRDRADCWLELLNAKNMTGICTSGVQQSASLQTPVLWMC, from the exons ATGGGCCTGACCAACACAAAGATCTCTGGCTGTCTGGTGGGTTGGGGTCCAGGGCCTGTCTTCGCTCTTCTGGACAGTGAGTTACGCCCACTGGATGCTGCTCATGATGCCCTGGACATACGTGTTTGTCAGGCAGCAGAACACTCCACAGAGTTGGTGACTGCAGGTGTGgggaacgtgtgtgtgtggtcggtGCGGCTCATGACGTGTAAGGTGAAGATACAGGAGGGGCTACAGCACAGCACGTTCACTCAAATGGCCTTGGTTCCCCCACGATCTGACAGGCCCCACAGAGCATTTGTTGTGAGCGGGCAGCTTGTCACGGTGGTCGACGTTGATGCCGGCAAGGTTTTGGAGCACGGGAGGGATCTCTACTCACG AGATATCACTGCAATGCTGTACTGCTCTCACCTGGACCGTTTGATCACTGCATCTGAGCACTCCATTAGAATATGGGGTCCAGATTTGGAACTACATGTGGTTTTCCTCGGACATAGTG GTGTGGTGAACTCACTGTTCTACTCCCCTGCACTAAGCATGCTATTATCAGCATCTGTGGATTGTACAATCCATTGCTGGAACGTTGAAGAGGGTGATGTGATTGAATGTGTCCACACGGAGCAGAATTCCCCTCCGTTGTGCATAGGGGGAAATAGAAAGGGAGAgactttcttctccttctctcaccaGGGAGTTGACTTCTGGTCCATCAGAACCTTGTACACTCTCCACTGTAAACTCAAAGGAGATGAAGGAGCCCCACTGAGACAAATCTTGGTTTCCTCATTCCCTGCTCCTTTCCCTACACGAGTCCTCTGCGTCTGTGGGGACAGTGATATCATGCTTGTGGCTGGAGAAACGGGAGCAGTGTTGGCTTCCTTCAAGGCAAAGCAGAGgattttgtgtgctgactaCTGCCTGCAAAAAGAGATTCTGTTGGCTCTGACTGAGACAGGTACGGTGCTTCAAGCCAACGCACTCACAAATCCAATCACTTTAATGCAAGAGTGGGAAGGGAGAGGCCAGGGGCCTTGGCTGCAGAGGGACAGTGTGACTGAGAGTGACGGCCAGAAGCTTCCGATCCCTGGCCCCGCTTGCTGCCTTGTGCTTTACAGCTATGTGGCTGAAACACAGGGAGCTTTAGAGGAGTGGATGAGCttgcaggagagaagaggatgcAGTCACAGGAGGAACAGGGCAGCGCTAGATGATGCCAAGAATAA GTTTTTGATCATTCTCGGCCAAAGTGGAGGCTGTGTGAGTGTTCTCAAAATGGATAATGGAAAGGTCTTGTACCGAGCACCGGCGCACTATGGCCAGAGAGTCACCACATTGCAGGTGTATCCTGAGAATGGCTACCTTCTCTCCACAG GTGAGGACATGACAGTTGTGGTGTGGAGAGTAAACCCCTATGTCCAGGAATGTCTCAGCCAGCACCTGAGGCTGCACTATGGCCAGCCTCACATCTTCCTGGCAGTACTGGGGCCCCAGCTGGCCTTGACCTTTCATGAGCCCAACAGTGACACCTACAACCTGATGCGCTTTAGCCTGCTCAACCAGAGTCACATCGAATGTCCATCCAAAGAAGGACATTTAGACCACTTCACAG gaCTGTGTGTATGTCCTGATCTGGAGGTGTTTGTCTCCAGCAGTCTAGATGGGACACTGTGTATCTGGAATGAGAAGAATCACATCATCGA GACGTTACAGCTGAATGCAGTGCCTGAGTGTCTGGCTTACGGTGGGTTTGGAGGGAAACTGTTTCTTGGCATCAAAGGGGATCTTTACAGAATGAATTGCTCAGAGTTCCTGCCACACTTCTACCAACAAATG cttctCTACACTTATTGTGCTGAGCGTGTTCCCGACCTCCCTATCGTTGAGAATGAAGACCAGCATAGCAAAAGAAA GAATGCCAGCccagacaaagaggaggaagatggattGCCAGCCATCAGCAGCAATTTGTTATTGACTGAAGACACGTGGAGACAGAAG GAGTTTGAGAGCTTAGTGACCAACGACCTAACTGTGCTCCTACAAGACTCAGTAAAATGCAGAAAAGGGAAGCCTCCTAGTACAAAGGAAACCAAGAAAGAGGCTTTTGATCGCTACATGAAGATAATATATAGGTTGCCCCCCAATATTAAG ATTGATTTGGAAGACATCTTTGACCCAGATAAACTTTCATTTTATCCTGCACCATATGATGACAAGCCCCGTAACCATCCTGCGTCAAAAGAAGATGTCTGCCCTGAATTTAATTTAGACATTCCTGTGGCTGTGGAcgaaaaaaaagtaaaaatt ctgcagaagaaaaagactCCAGCAACAAACTGTAAACCAAAGACCCTAATGAAAGTCAAGCCATGGCCTGTTGCCATACCCAAGAAACCCATCATTGTGGAGAGGGATCAAGAG ACTTCAGAGATCATTTCTCCAATAAAGGAACCCAAACCCAAGACTCCCATCCCACCTCCTCGCAGTCCAGAGATCCTTTCTCCAATAAAGGAACCCAAACCCAAGACTCCCATCCCACCTCCTTGCAGTCCAAGGACCACAGCACCACTCATACAGCGGGAACCCACTCCAGAGGAGCCGGCGTTCCTCAAACAGTTTACAGATGCAGGCTGGTTTAAAGACCTATATCCTAATAAAAAG tGCATCCCAAGCTCCCTGTCTCCAGAGGACTTCTCATTGCAGCTGTTGGACTGTCTAAACACCTGCAGTGTGCCGTCAAAGCGGGAGATCCTCTCTGCACTGCAGGCTCTGCATAGCCAAGGACTTTTACAGAATACAGACAAGCTTTATCAGAGCCTCAGTGAAATGATGCCCAAATTAGTGAGACCTCACATG tcacatGTGGAGCGTACTGTGCTTATTGAAATGCTGAATCTGTTGATGCATCTTAAATCTGCTGGCCGTGACCTTGTGACGAACCTCCTCACTCTTCTGGCCTTTAAAAAATTGGGTTTCCG AGAGACAGTGCTTCACATGCTGACTGCGTTAGGGGTGAACGAGGCTGAGCGGTGGTTGTGGCCGGAGCTGGAGAGCTGGGACTCGGAGCTACAGGACCCGTTTGATATCTGGAAGAGCCTCCGTGACAGAGCAGATTGTTGGCTGGAGTTGCTAAATGCCAA GAACATGACGGGTATCTGTACCTCAGGAGTACAGCAAAGTGCAAGCCTCCAAACTCCGGTATTGTGGATGTGCTGA
- the wdr97 gene encoding WD repeat-containing protein 97 isoform X5 translates to MQGRSVQRLVEMVGPGEEMRTTTLVLSSPALSLGSQRTGTSNGRTLEKQNVSNQDVKQATSKVKTSKRKQHVFTHGLHRLQHFSCDSPVRFMMYSEAAAAFISLHSDNTVCLYSTDGHKQTFSAHLPFMGLTNTKISGCLVGWGPGPVFALLDSELRPLDAAHDALDIRVCQAAEHSTELVTAGVGNVCVWSVRLMTCKVKIQEGLQHSTFTQMALVPPRSDRPHRAFVVSGQLVTVVDVDAGKVLEHGRDLYSRDITAMLYCSHLDRLITASEHSIRIWGPDLELHVVFLGHSGVVNSLFYSPALSMLLSASVDCTIHCWNVEEGDVIECVHTEQNSPPLCIGGNRKGETFFSFSHQGVDFWSIRTLYTLHCKLKGDEGAPLRQILVSSFPAPFPTRVLCVCGDSDIMLVAGETGAVLASFKAKQRILCADYCLQKEILLALTETGTVLQANALTNPITLMQEWEGRGQGPWLQRDSVTESDGQKLPIPGPACCLVLYSYVAETQGALEEWMSLQERRGCSHRRNRAALDDAKNKFLIILGQSGGCVSVLKMDNGKVLYRAPAHYGQRVTTLQVYPENGYLLSTGEDMTVVVWRVNPYVQECLSQHLRLHYGQPHIFLAVLGPQLALTFHEPNSDTYNLMRFSLLNQSHIECPSKEGHLDHFTGLCVCPDLEVFVSSSLDGTLCIWNEKNHIIETLQLNAVPECLAYGGFGGKLFLGIKGDLYRMNCSEFLPHFYQQMLLYTYCAERVPDLPIVENEDQHSKRKNASPDKEEEDGLPAISSNLLLTEDTWRQKEFESLVTNDLTVLLQDSVKCRKGKPPSTKETKKEAFDRYMKIIYRLPPNIKIDLEDIFDPDKLSFYPAPYDDKPRNHPASKEDVCPEFNLDIPVAVDEKKLQKKKTPATNCKPKTLMKVKPWPVAIPKKPIIVERDQEEPKPKTPIPPPRSPEILSPIKEPKPKTPIPPPCSPRTTAPLIQREPTPEEPAFLKQFTDAGWFKDLYPNKKCIPSSLSPEDFSLQLLDCLNTCSVPSKREILSALQALHSQGLLQNTDKLYQSLSEMMPKLVRPHMSHVERTVLIEMLNLLMHLKSAGRDLVTNLLTLLAFKKLGFRETVLHMLTALGVNEAERWLWPELESWDSELQDPFDIWKSLRDRADCWLELLNAKNMTGICTSGVQQSASLQTPVLWMC, encoded by the exons ATGCAGGGGAGATCTGTGCAGAGGCTGGTGGAGATGGTGGGCCCAGGCGAGGAGATGAGAACAACAACGCTGGTCCTCTCCAGTCCTGCACTGAGCCTGGGCTCTCAGAGGACTGGGACATCAAATGGAAGGACGcttgaaaagcaaaatgtttccaaTCAGGATGTGAAGCAAGCTACAAGCAAG GTAAAAACATCTAAGAGAAAGCAGCATGTGTTCACTCACGGCCTCCATCGCCTACAGCATTTCTCCTGTGACAGCCCTGTGCGGTTCATGATGTattctgaagctgctgcagcattcATCAGTCTCCATTCAGACAACACAGTTTGCCTTTACAGCACTGACGGCCACAAGCAGACTTTCTCAGCACACCTCCCCTTCATGGGCCTGACCAACACAAAGATCTCTGGCTGTCTGGTGGGTTGGGGTCCAGGGCCTGTCTTCGCTCTTCTGGACAGTGAGTTACGCCCACTGGATGCTGCTCATGATGCCCTGGACATACGTGTTTGTCAGGCAGCAGAACACTCCACAGAGTTGGTGACTGCAGGTGTGgggaacgtgtgtgtgtggtcggtGCGGCTCATGACGTGTAAGGTGAAGATACAGGAGGGGCTACAGCACAGCACGTTCACTCAAATGGCCTTGGTTCCCCCACGATCTGACAGGCCCCACAGAGCATTTGTTGTGAGCGGGCAGCTTGTCACGGTGGTCGACGTTGATGCCGGCAAGGTTTTGGAGCACGGGAGGGATCTCTACTCACG AGATATCACTGCAATGCTGTACTGCTCTCACCTGGACCGTTTGATCACTGCATCTGAGCACTCCATTAGAATATGGGGTCCAGATTTGGAACTACATGTGGTTTTCCTCGGACATAGTG GTGTGGTGAACTCACTGTTCTACTCCCCTGCACTAAGCATGCTATTATCAGCATCTGTGGATTGTACAATCCATTGCTGGAACGTTGAAGAGGGTGATGTGATTGAATGTGTCCACACGGAGCAGAATTCCCCTCCGTTGTGCATAGGGGGAAATAGAAAGGGAGAgactttcttctccttctctcaccaGGGAGTTGACTTCTGGTCCATCAGAACCTTGTACACTCTCCACTGTAAACTCAAAGGAGATGAAGGAGCCCCACTGAGACAAATCTTGGTTTCCTCATTCCCTGCTCCTTTCCCTACACGAGTCCTCTGCGTCTGTGGGGACAGTGATATCATGCTTGTGGCTGGAGAAACGGGAGCAGTGTTGGCTTCCTTCAAGGCAAAGCAGAGgattttgtgtgctgactaCTGCCTGCAAAAAGAGATTCTGTTGGCTCTGACTGAGACAGGTACGGTGCTTCAAGCCAACGCACTCACAAATCCAATCACTTTAATGCAAGAGTGGGAAGGGAGAGGCCAGGGGCCTTGGCTGCAGAGGGACAGTGTGACTGAGAGTGACGGCCAGAAGCTTCCGATCCCTGGCCCCGCTTGCTGCCTTGTGCTTTACAGCTATGTGGCTGAAACACAGGGAGCTTTAGAGGAGTGGATGAGCttgcaggagagaagaggatgcAGTCACAGGAGGAACAGGGCAGCGCTAGATGATGCCAAGAATAA GTTTTTGATCATTCTCGGCCAAAGTGGAGGCTGTGTGAGTGTTCTCAAAATGGATAATGGAAAGGTCTTGTACCGAGCACCGGCGCACTATGGCCAGAGAGTCACCACATTGCAGGTGTATCCTGAGAATGGCTACCTTCTCTCCACAG GTGAGGACATGACAGTTGTGGTGTGGAGAGTAAACCCCTATGTCCAGGAATGTCTCAGCCAGCACCTGAGGCTGCACTATGGCCAGCCTCACATCTTCCTGGCAGTACTGGGGCCCCAGCTGGCCTTGACCTTTCATGAGCCCAACAGTGACACCTACAACCTGATGCGCTTTAGCCTGCTCAACCAGAGTCACATCGAATGTCCATCCAAAGAAGGACATTTAGACCACTTCACAG gaCTGTGTGTATGTCCTGATCTGGAGGTGTTTGTCTCCAGCAGTCTAGATGGGACACTGTGTATCTGGAATGAGAAGAATCACATCATCGA GACGTTACAGCTGAATGCAGTGCCTGAGTGTCTGGCTTACGGTGGGTTTGGAGGGAAACTGTTTCTTGGCATCAAAGGGGATCTTTACAGAATGAATTGCTCAGAGTTCCTGCCACACTTCTACCAACAAATG cttctCTACACTTATTGTGCTGAGCGTGTTCCCGACCTCCCTATCGTTGAGAATGAAGACCAGCATAGCAAAAGAAA GAATGCCAGCccagacaaagaggaggaagatggattGCCAGCCATCAGCAGCAATTTGTTATTGACTGAAGACACGTGGAGACAGAAG GAGTTTGAGAGCTTAGTGACCAACGACCTAACTGTGCTCCTACAAGACTCAGTAAAATGCAGAAAAGGGAAGCCTCCTAGTACAAAGGAAACCAAGAAAGAGGCTTTTGATCGCTACATGAAGATAATATATAGGTTGCCCCCCAATATTAAG ATTGATTTGGAAGACATCTTTGACCCAGATAAACTTTCATTTTATCCTGCACCATATGATGACAAGCCCCGTAACCATCCTGCGTCAAAAGAAGATGTCTGCCCTGAATTTAATTTAGACATTCCTGTGGCTGTGGAcgaaaaaaaa ctgcagaagaaaaagactCCAGCAACAAACTGTAAACCAAAGACCCTAATGAAAGTCAAGCCATGGCCTGTTGCCATACCCAAGAAACCCATCATTGTGGAGAGGGATCAAGAG GAACCCAAACCCAAGACTCCCATCCCACCTCCTCGCAGTCCAGAGATCCTTTCTCCAATAAAGGAACCCAAACCCAAGACTCCCATCCCACCTCCTTGCAGTCCAAGGACCACAGCACCACTCATACAGCGGGAACCCACTCCAGAGGAGCCGGCGTTCCTCAAACAGTTTACAGATGCAGGCTGGTTTAAAGACCTATATCCTAATAAAAAG tGCATCCCAAGCTCCCTGTCTCCAGAGGACTTCTCATTGCAGCTGTTGGACTGTCTAAACACCTGCAGTGTGCCGTCAAAGCGGGAGATCCTCTCTGCACTGCAGGCTCTGCATAGCCAAGGACTTTTACAGAATACAGACAAGCTTTATCAGAGCCTCAGTGAAATGATGCCCAAATTAGTGAGACCTCACATG tcacatGTGGAGCGTACTGTGCTTATTGAAATGCTGAATCTGTTGATGCATCTTAAATCTGCTGGCCGTGACCTTGTGACGAACCTCCTCACTCTTCTGGCCTTTAAAAAATTGGGTTTCCG AGAGACAGTGCTTCACATGCTGACTGCGTTAGGGGTGAACGAGGCTGAGCGGTGGTTGTGGCCGGAGCTGGAGAGCTGGGACTCGGAGCTACAGGACCCGTTTGATATCTGGAAGAGCCTCCGTGACAGAGCAGATTGTTGGCTGGAGTTGCTAAATGCCAA GAACATGACGGGTATCTGTACCTCAGGAGTACAGCAAAGTGCAAGCCTCCAAACTCCGGTATTGTGGATGTGCTGA
- the wdr97 gene encoding WD repeat-containing protein 97 isoform X2 produces MQGRSVQRLVEMVGPGEEMRTTTLVLSSPALSLGSQRTGTSNGRTLEKQNVSNQDVKQATSKVKTSKRKQHVFTHGLHRLQHFSCDSPVRFMMYSEAAAAFISLHSDNTVCLYSTDGHKQTFSAHLPFMGLTNTKISGCLVGWGPGPVFALLDSELRPLDAAHDALDIRVCQAAEHSTELVTAGVGNVCVWSVRLMTCKVKIQEGLQHSTFTQMALVPPRSDRPHRAFVVSGQLVTVVDVDAGKVLEHGRDLYSRDITAMLYCSHLDRLITASEHSIRIWGPDLELHVVFLGHSGVVNSLFYSPALSMLLSASVDCTIHCWNVEEGDVIECVHTEQNSPPLCIGGNRKGETFFSFSHQGVDFWSIRTLYTLHCKLKGDEGAPLRQILVSSFPAPFPTRVLCVCGDSDIMLVAGETGAVLASFKAKQRILCADYCLQKEILLALTETGTVLQANALTNPITLMQEWEGRGQGPWLQRDSVTESDGQKLPIPGPACCLVLYSYVAETQGALEEWMSLQERRGCSHRRNRAALDDAKNKFLIILGQSGGCVSVLKMDNGKVLYRAPAHYGQRVTTLQVYPENGYLLSTGEDMTVVVWRVNPYVQECLSQHLRLHYGQPHIFLAVLGPQLALTFHEPNSDTYNLMRFSLLNQSHIECPSKEGHLDHFTGLCVCPDLEVFVSSSLDGTLCIWNEKNHIIETLQLNAVPECLAYGGFGGKLFLGIKGDLYRMNCSEFLPHFYQQMLLYTYCAERVPDLPIVENEDQHSKRKNASPDKEEEDGLPAISSNLLLTEDTWRQKEFESLVTNDLTVLLQDSVKCRKGKPPSTKETKKEAFDRYMKIIYRLPPNIKIDLEDIFDPDKLSFYPAPYDDKPRNHPASKEDVCPEFNLDIPVAVDEKKLQKKKTPATNCKPKTLMKVKPWPVAIPKKPIIVERDQETSEIISPIKEPKPKTPIPPPRSPEILSPIKEPKPKTPIPPPCSPRTTAPLIQREPTPEEPAFLKQFTDAGWFKDLYPNKKCIPSSLSPEDFSLQLLDCLNTCSVPSKREILSALQALHSQGLLQNTDKLYQSLSEMMPKLVRPHMSHVERTVLIEMLNLLMHLKSAGRDLVTNLLTLLAFKKLGFRETVLHMLTALGVNEAERWLWPELESWDSELQDPFDIWKSLRDRADCWLELLNAKNMTGICTSGVQQSASLQTPVLWMC; encoded by the exons ATGCAGGGGAGATCTGTGCAGAGGCTGGTGGAGATGGTGGGCCCAGGCGAGGAGATGAGAACAACAACGCTGGTCCTCTCCAGTCCTGCACTGAGCCTGGGCTCTCAGAGGACTGGGACATCAAATGGAAGGACGcttgaaaagcaaaatgtttccaaTCAGGATGTGAAGCAAGCTACAAGCAAG GTAAAAACATCTAAGAGAAAGCAGCATGTGTTCACTCACGGCCTCCATCGCCTACAGCATTTCTCCTGTGACAGCCCTGTGCGGTTCATGATGTattctgaagctgctgcagcattcATCAGTCTCCATTCAGACAACACAGTTTGCCTTTACAGCACTGACGGCCACAAGCAGACTTTCTCAGCACACCTCCCCTTCATGGGCCTGACCAACACAAAGATCTCTGGCTGTCTGGTGGGTTGGGGTCCAGGGCCTGTCTTCGCTCTTCTGGACAGTGAGTTACGCCCACTGGATGCTGCTCATGATGCCCTGGACATACGTGTTTGTCAGGCAGCAGAACACTCCACAGAGTTGGTGACTGCAGGTGTGgggaacgtgtgtgtgtggtcggtGCGGCTCATGACGTGTAAGGTGAAGATACAGGAGGGGCTACAGCACAGCACGTTCACTCAAATGGCCTTGGTTCCCCCACGATCTGACAGGCCCCACAGAGCATTTGTTGTGAGCGGGCAGCTTGTCACGGTGGTCGACGTTGATGCCGGCAAGGTTTTGGAGCACGGGAGGGATCTCTACTCACG AGATATCACTGCAATGCTGTACTGCTCTCACCTGGACCGTTTGATCACTGCATCTGAGCACTCCATTAGAATATGGGGTCCAGATTTGGAACTACATGTGGTTTTCCTCGGACATAGTG GTGTGGTGAACTCACTGTTCTACTCCCCTGCACTAAGCATGCTATTATCAGCATCTGTGGATTGTACAATCCATTGCTGGAACGTTGAAGAGGGTGATGTGATTGAATGTGTCCACACGGAGCAGAATTCCCCTCCGTTGTGCATAGGGGGAAATAGAAAGGGAGAgactttcttctccttctctcaccaGGGAGTTGACTTCTGGTCCATCAGAACCTTGTACACTCTCCACTGTAAACTCAAAGGAGATGAAGGAGCCCCACTGAGACAAATCTTGGTTTCCTCATTCCCTGCTCCTTTCCCTACACGAGTCCTCTGCGTCTGTGGGGACAGTGATATCATGCTTGTGGCTGGAGAAACGGGAGCAGTGTTGGCTTCCTTCAAGGCAAAGCAGAGgattttgtgtgctgactaCTGCCTGCAAAAAGAGATTCTGTTGGCTCTGACTGAGACAGGTACGGTGCTTCAAGCCAACGCACTCACAAATCCAATCACTTTAATGCAAGAGTGGGAAGGGAGAGGCCAGGGGCCTTGGCTGCAGAGGGACAGTGTGACTGAGAGTGACGGCCAGAAGCTTCCGATCCCTGGCCCCGCTTGCTGCCTTGTGCTTTACAGCTATGTGGCTGAAACACAGGGAGCTTTAGAGGAGTGGATGAGCttgcaggagagaagaggatgcAGTCACAGGAGGAACAGGGCAGCGCTAGATGATGCCAAGAATAA GTTTTTGATCATTCTCGGCCAAAGTGGAGGCTGTGTGAGTGTTCTCAAAATGGATAATGGAAAGGTCTTGTACCGAGCACCGGCGCACTATGGCCAGAGAGTCACCACATTGCAGGTGTATCCTGAGAATGGCTACCTTCTCTCCACAG GTGAGGACATGACAGTTGTGGTGTGGAGAGTAAACCCCTATGTCCAGGAATGTCTCAGCCAGCACCTGAGGCTGCACTATGGCCAGCCTCACATCTTCCTGGCAGTACTGGGGCCCCAGCTGGCCTTGACCTTTCATGAGCCCAACAGTGACACCTACAACCTGATGCGCTTTAGCCTGCTCAACCAGAGTCACATCGAATGTCCATCCAAAGAAGGACATTTAGACCACTTCACAG gaCTGTGTGTATGTCCTGATCTGGAGGTGTTTGTCTCCAGCAGTCTAGATGGGACACTGTGTATCTGGAATGAGAAGAATCACATCATCGA GACGTTACAGCTGAATGCAGTGCCTGAGTGTCTGGCTTACGGTGGGTTTGGAGGGAAACTGTTTCTTGGCATCAAAGGGGATCTTTACAGAATGAATTGCTCAGAGTTCCTGCCACACTTCTACCAACAAATG cttctCTACACTTATTGTGCTGAGCGTGTTCCCGACCTCCCTATCGTTGAGAATGAAGACCAGCATAGCAAAAGAAA GAATGCCAGCccagacaaagaggaggaagatggattGCCAGCCATCAGCAGCAATTTGTTATTGACTGAAGACACGTGGAGACAGAAG GAGTTTGAGAGCTTAGTGACCAACGACCTAACTGTGCTCCTACAAGACTCAGTAAAATGCAGAAAAGGGAAGCCTCCTAGTACAAAGGAAACCAAGAAAGAGGCTTTTGATCGCTACATGAAGATAATATATAGGTTGCCCCCCAATATTAAG ATTGATTTGGAAGACATCTTTGACCCAGATAAACTTTCATTTTATCCTGCACCATATGATGACAAGCCCCGTAACCATCCTGCGTCAAAAGAAGATGTCTGCCCTGAATTTAATTTAGACATTCCTGTGGCTGTGGAcgaaaaaaaa ctgcagaagaaaaagactCCAGCAACAAACTGTAAACCAAAGACCCTAATGAAAGTCAAGCCATGGCCTGTTGCCATACCCAAGAAACCCATCATTGTGGAGAGGGATCAAGAG ACTTCAGAGATCATTTCTCCAATAAAGGAACCCAAACCCAAGACTCCCATCCCACCTCCTCGCAGTCCAGAGATCCTTTCTCCAATAAAGGAACCCAAACCCAAGACTCCCATCCCACCTCCTTGCAGTCCAAGGACCACAGCACCACTCATACAGCGGGAACCCACTCCAGAGGAGCCGGCGTTCCTCAAACAGTTTACAGATGCAGGCTGGTTTAAAGACCTATATCCTAATAAAAAG tGCATCCCAAGCTCCCTGTCTCCAGAGGACTTCTCATTGCAGCTGTTGGACTGTCTAAACACCTGCAGTGTGCCGTCAAAGCGGGAGATCCTCTCTGCACTGCAGGCTCTGCATAGCCAAGGACTTTTACAGAATACAGACAAGCTTTATCAGAGCCTCAGTGAAATGATGCCCAAATTAGTGAGACCTCACATG tcacatGTGGAGCGTACTGTGCTTATTGAAATGCTGAATCTGTTGATGCATCTTAAATCTGCTGGCCGTGACCTTGTGACGAACCTCCTCACTCTTCTGGCCTTTAAAAAATTGGGTTTCCG AGAGACAGTGCTTCACATGCTGACTGCGTTAGGGGTGAACGAGGCTGAGCGGTGGTTGTGGCCGGAGCTGGAGAGCTGGGACTCGGAGCTACAGGACCCGTTTGATATCTGGAAGAGCCTCCGTGACAGAGCAGATTGTTGGCTGGAGTTGCTAAATGCCAA GAACATGACGGGTATCTGTACCTCAGGAGTACAGCAAAGTGCAAGCCTCCAAACTCCGGTATTGTGGATGTGCTGA